Proteins encoded by one window of Paraburkholderia sprentiae WSM5005:
- a CDS encoding zinc-binding dehydrogenase, which yields MRAIVIKQYGGPDVLNIEERPDPSRRAGHVLIEVKAFGVNRAETHMREGTWPEATEISGIECVGIVKADPDGRLIPGQKVVALMGGMGRTINGSYAELTNVPASNVVPVETNLAWEHLAAIPESYATAWVALFGNLDLESSQTVVIRGATSALGRAAVDIAAHAGARVIASTRNPGRAASLEALGATQVLLEEPDLPRRVRDLHPDGIDAVLELVGNSTVVSSLTMVRRHGRLCLAGFLGGSSPIRDFTPMAQLPSGVHFSFFGSFMFGTPAFPISEVPMQLIVDRVERGLYKAKAARVLPFEEIREAHRLMEANTANGKIVVRL from the coding sequence ATGCGTGCCATCGTCATCAAGCAGTACGGCGGTCCCGATGTGCTGAACATCGAGGAGCGGCCCGATCCTTCGCGCCGGGCCGGTCACGTTCTGATCGAGGTCAAGGCCTTCGGCGTGAATCGCGCCGAGACCCATATGCGCGAAGGCACATGGCCCGAAGCGACGGAGATCAGCGGAATCGAGTGCGTTGGAATCGTGAAGGCTGATCCGGACGGGCGCCTGATTCCGGGACAAAAGGTCGTCGCCTTGATGGGCGGCATGGGGCGCACGATCAACGGCAGCTATGCGGAGCTGACCAACGTGCCCGCCAGCAACGTTGTGCCGGTCGAGACGAATCTGGCCTGGGAGCATCTCGCGGCGATTCCGGAATCGTATGCGACCGCGTGGGTGGCCCTGTTCGGCAACCTCGACCTCGAGTCCAGCCAGACGGTTGTCATTCGTGGCGCCACCTCTGCATTGGGACGGGCGGCGGTGGACATCGCCGCGCACGCAGGCGCCCGCGTCATTGCCTCGACGCGCAACCCCGGTCGCGCGGCGTCTCTCGAGGCGCTAGGCGCCACGCAGGTGTTATTGGAAGAACCCGACCTTCCCCGGCGTGTTCGCGATCTGCATCCCGATGGCATAGATGCTGTGTTGGAGCTGGTCGGCAACAGCACCGTCGTCAGCTCGCTCACGATGGTTCGTCGACACGGCCGCCTCTGTCTGGCGGGCTTTCTAGGCGGCTCCAGCCCGATCAGGGACTTCACGCCGATGGCGCAGCTCCCGAGCGGCGTGCACTTCAGCTTCTTTGGCAGCTTCATGTTCGGCACACCCGCATTTCCAATATCCGAAGTACCGATGCAGCTCATTGTCGACCGCGTGGAACGCGGCCTCTACAAGGCAAAGGCCGCACGGGTCCTTCCGTTCGAGGAGATCCGCGAGGCCCATCGCCTGATGGAAGCTAACACCGCCAACGGCAAAATCGTCGTGCGCTTGTAA